TCGAAGCAGTCACTGCCTCGCAAGGACTAAAATCGCAGAGCAAcatttgtatttctgaaggttTTCTGGGTGACAGTGAAAATTGTCACAAATTTTATAGATGTGTTGGCAATCAAAGAGGTGGTTTCATGAAATTTGAATTTTCGTGTAGTGCATTCACTGTGTGGGATGATGAAATACAAGCATGTAATCATCCTTGGGCTGTAAAGAGAAGTAGATGCAGCAGAAGCAGTTCAGATTCCAGTAGCGTCCAAATAAAGCCAGCAATAAAAGATTCCCATATAGGAACCATGCAAACGACTACAAGCAGTTTCACAGAAAATGGCACAATTAATAGTAGTCAAGTAATTCACGCTCCACATTTGTCACAAGCTCCTGTGAAAATAAATGACGATGAACTAAAACAAaatgcaaataataaaatagaacagAATCACTCACACATAAACTATGGGGAAGTAGAAAGCCATATTCCAACCAAAATTTACAAAGATATAGCACTCTTTCAAAACCAGACAGATAAATTTAAGCAGCCGAGCCAAAAAGAAGAAGTAAATAAGACAGGTACAAATGTACCAACAGCTCAGACAGAATCTaacccaaaaataaataatttatgtgttCAAACCGGTTTTCTCGGAGATCCTTACGACTGCAAAAAATTTTATAGATGTGTTGATACTGGAAaaggaaattttataaaatatgaattttcatGTGGTGAAAGTACGGTATGGGATCCAAAATTAGAAGCTTGTAATCACGCCTGGGCAGTTCCGAAATGTGGTGGAAATTTTATGTCTACTACTGAAGTTGACGTAGTGGAATCAGCACTTAACGCGTCTAACTCTTTCACACCGTCAGCACCTGTCATCCAAACAACTATAGAAATTGACGCTGAAGAAGAAGACATCGGGTATGGAAATATTCATTCTTCAGTAAAAACGACGACTCCCAGAACGACCACTATCGATAGTAGCCCTCAAATTTCACCATTGAACGATTGTAAGTCAAGTGGCTTCAAAGGTGACTCAAAAGATTGTAGTATATTTTATAGGTGTGTCGAAGATGCTAATGGAAGATAtacaaaatatgaatttaaatgtGGGGAAGGTACAGTCTGGGATTCTAATCTAGAAGCTTGTAATCATGCTTgggcagtaaaaaaatgtgGAGAGAATGAATTATCTATTGAAAACATATCAACAACCACTGAAACTACAACTATTAGCAAAAATCCAACATCACCTAGTCAAACTATAATGAATAGTAAAAATCCAATAACGACATTAAATGGTAATCTAACtaccactactactactgaAATATATCAACCTGATCAAGAAGACTCTGGTTATATTGGTCATATTGAAGAAATCACATCCTCAACAACAAAACTACCCGATTCTTCGATAAACGGAAGTAGTGAATGTAAATCAAATGGCTTTCTTGGAGATAAAAATAACTGTAAAATTTTTTACAGGTGTGTAAGTAACGGTGATGGTTCGTTTAATAAATACGAATTTACATGTGGCGAAGGAACAGTTTGGGATAGTAAAATTGAAGCATGTAATCATGCATGGGCAGTGGAAAGTTGCGGTGGTATTAGTGTATCAAGTTCTAGTGAAATTTTTGATTTAGTTTCCACAATTTCTCCTCAATTGACGACTACAAACAAAGCCGAAAATTCCAACATTGAATCTACAGGCGACACGGCGACGACGACACTAGTATTAGTATCATTTTCTACTACAACTACAGAAACCGTTGCTTTGACAACAAATACATGTAAAAGCACTGGCTTCATAGGGGATCAAAAAGATTGTAAGAAATTCTATAGATGTGTTGACAATGGAGATGGAACTTTTacacgttttgaatttaattgtGGGGAAGGAACTGTTTGGGATAGTAAAATTGGTAATTGTAATCATGCTTGGGCTGTAGAAAAATGTGGAGAGTATGGCGAAGATGAAAATTCTAACGCAGCCAATACTTCTGATGGTAAACCAATTTTCGCAGATGAATATGACAACGGAGTTGCAACAACAAGTAAAACGACTAATAATGAAAAACCAGATTTTATTCAAACAACAGTATTAAGTCCAATTGTAAACACAATTTGTAAGCAGAGTGGATTTATTGTTGACAAAAATGACTGTCAGAAATTTTATAGGTGTGTTGATGATGGAAAGGGTGGATTTATACAGTTCGATTACCGATGTGGGGAGGGTACCGTTTGGGATTCTAGTATTGAAGCTTGTAATCATGTATGGGCTGCGCAAGAGTGCAGATTTGATAATGTTACAAGTGAAACGATTGATAGTTCAACACATGAGTCGCCACCTACCTCTTCCGTTCAAGAATCACTAAATTCCACATTACCTTCAGTAATTAATACCGTCGCAACATCTACAGAAAAGGCCGTAAGCGATTACTGCACGCAAGATGGTTTTATCGGTGACAAAAGAGATTGTAAAACGTTTTATCGTTGCGTTCACAATAGTCATGGTGATttcataaaatatgaatttcgCTGTGGAGAAGGGACTTTTTGGAACCAAGAAATACAAGCTTGTGACCATGTTTCAGAAAATAAGAGATGCTACAGTCCTGATCATGAAATCGTTGATACTAGACCTCAAATCGAAAATGATGAAATTTATACAGAAGCGATGACCGAAATCATAAGTACATCGCATTCACCAATTGTGACGCAAAAACCTGTGATCTCTGAGGATACTTGTCAAAATGAAGGATTTTTTGGGGATTCTAGTGATTGTCAAAAATTTTATAGGTGTGTGGAAGATTCAAAAAATGGATACACAAAATATGAATTCGTTTGTGGCGCTGGTACAATTTGGAATCAAGATATTATAGCTTGTGACCATCCAACTTCAGAGAATAAATGCTTAGGTGAAAATATCAATTCTAATCCTAACCAAACGAATGAATCAAATGTAGATGGAGAATCTTCAGATATTACAAGCACGCTTAAGCCGCATTCTACTCGAGAACCAGAAAATTCAACGTCTGCAGACACTGACGAATGCATTTCTGAAGGATTTTATGCAAACTCGCATGATTGTAAGAAATTTTTCCGTTGCGTCATAAACGACAAAGGAACGTTTAccaaatatgattttatttgtGGTATTGGTACAATATGGGTTCAAGAGATACAAGCATGTGATCATAATAATGGAATCGAGACTTGCACTTCGATAAATATACCAGAAACTTCTACAGTTACATACGCTTCAACTACAAGCCAATCGAGCTCAAATACCACTCCATTACTGTCAACACCcataaaaaatgataatgacTACTACACCAGTACTAAGAAACCCAATACAGAAGTATGTGAAGCAGAGGGATTCTTCGGAAATGATAATGATTGCAAGAAATTCTATCGCTGTGTAGATAATGGTCAAGGTGGCTATACAAAACACGAGTTCAGTTGTGGTGAAGGGACCGCGTGGGATACCACTATTGAAAGTTGCAATCACATAGACAACGttaaaaattgtcatttttcacACCAAGATGAAAGTCAAACACAGCCGATATTATTCGACGAAATGCCATCCACTGAAAATGAACAGGGCACAACAAGAGTTCCATCTTCTTCACAATCTACTGAGAGCAGTATTTCGGATGATAAAGCAAACTGTGAAAGTGAAGGCTACTTTGGCGACACTGAggattgtaaaatattttatagatgTGTAGATAATGGAAAAAACGGATTTACCAAATATGAATTTACTTGTGGAGAAGGTACAATCTGGGATCAAGACTTAACTACATGTAATCATCCGCAAGACGTATTAAAACCTTCCTGTGGTCACACTAGTGAACAGATTTCTACATCATCTACAATGAGTTCTTCATCATCAGACTCTCCTTCAGCAACCAGTACTTTATCAACGACCGCAAGTACCACAGAAATCAGTAATAGTACCTCAAACAACGCTTCCCAAGAAAGTTCGAATAAACCAAACCAGAATATCACTTGTCCTAAAGAAGGCTTTTATCCGAATCCTAACGATTGCAAGAAATTTTATAGATGTGTTGATTGGGATAGTAATGGTCAAAGATTTTCAGTGTATCATTTTGAATGTGCAGATGGAACTATTTGGGATCCTGCACTTAATACTTGTAATCATGAAGAATCGGTTTATCCTCCTAGAGACTGCAGTAATACACAATCAGAAAGCCAAATCACAGGACAAGAAACTACTACAGAAGAACAACTGCAAGAATCATCTACACAGACAACTAGTGAAATGACAACTGCAACTAATGAAGAGGCGGCTACTCAACAAACATCAACGACTCAAAAAACCACAACAACGGAAGAAACTACTATGAGTGAAGAGCCTACAACACGACAAACAACCACAC
The Bombyx mori chromosome 17, ASM3026992v2 DNA segment above includes these coding regions:
- the LOC101737350 gene encoding mucin-22, yielding MASLIIRYFLPYLLLPLVIRGNETIINDESVEDTRQPRASGRIVKLYSGARREPIICSSDGFKADPHDCTVFYRCMKSGSGKYTIFRFQCGPGTIYDIDSEVCNHPRSTKRSECGGLNVPSIEENDNGIENYNQEVPKPISTKFPVYFTTSTTVKTSTISLTTPSSKPNTDSLNLDTANEITKFHESVVSTVPMTSTTKYYEHKNNAIVDYSSSSPTKLEAVTASQGLKSQSNICISEGFLGDSENCHKFYRCVGNQRGGFMKFEFSCSAFTVWDDEIQACNHPWAVKRSRCSRSSSDSSSVQIKPAIKDSHIGTMQTTTSSFTENGTINSSQVIHAPHLSQAPVKINDDELKQNANNKIEQNHSHINYGEVESHIPTKIYKDIALFQNQTDKFKQPSQKEEVNKTGTNVPTAQTESNPKINNLCVQTGFLGDPYDCKKFYRCVDTGKGNFIKYEFSCGESTVWDPKLEACNHAWAVPKCGGNFMSTTEVDVVESALNASNSFTPSAPVIQTTIEIDAEEEDIGYGNIHSSVKTTTPRTTTIDSSPQISPLNDCKSSGFKGDSKDCSIFYRCVEDANGRYTKYEFKCGEGTVWDSNLEACNHAWAVKKCGENELSIENISTTTETTTISKNPTSPSQTIMNSKNPITTLNGNLTTTTTTEIYQPDQEDSGYIGHIEEITSSTTKLPDSSINGSSECKSNGFLGDKNNCKIFYRCVSNGDGSFNKYEFTCGEGTVWDSKIEACNHAWAVESCGGISVSSSSEIFDLVSTISPQLTTTNKAENSNIESTGDTATTTLVLVSFSTTTTETVALTTNTCKSTGFIGDQKDCKKFYRCVDNGDGTFTRFEFNCGEGTVWDSKIGNCNHAWAVEKCGEYGEDENSNAANTSDGKPIFADEYDNGVATTSKTTNNEKPDFIQTTVLSPIVNTICKQSGFIVDKNDCQKFYRCVDDGKGGFIQFDYRCGEGTVWDSSIEACNHVWAAQECRFDNVTSETIDSSTHESPPTSSVQESLNSTLPSVINTVATSTEKAVSDYCTQDGFIGDKRDCKTFYRCVHNSHGDFIKYEFRCGEGTFWNQEIQACDHVSENKRCYSPDHEIVDTRPQIENDEIYTEAMTEIISTSHSPIVTQKPVISEDTCQNEGFFGDSSDCQKFYRCVEDSKNGYTKYEFVCGAGTIWNQDIIACDHPTSENKCLGENINSNPNQTNESNVDGESSDITSTLKPHSTREPENSTSADTDECISEGFYANSHDCKKFFRCVINDKGTFTKYDFICGIGTIWVQEIQACDHNNGIETCTSINIPETSTVTYASTTSQSSSNTTPLLSTPIKNDNDYYTSTKKPNTEVCEAEGFFGNDNDCKKFYRCVDNGQGGYTKHEFSCGEGTAWDTTIESCNHIDNVKNCHFSHQDESQTQPILFDEMPSTENEQGTTRVPSSSQSTESSISDDKANCESEGYFGDTEDCKIFYRCVDNGKNGFTKYEFTCGEGTIWDQDLTTCNHPQDVLKPSCGHTSEQISTSSTMSSSSSDSPSATSTLSTTASTTEISNSTSNNASQESSNKPNQNITCPKEGFYPNPNDCKKFYRCVDWDSNGQRFSVYHFECADGTIWDPALNTCNHEESVYPPRDCSNTQSESQITGQETTTEEQLQESSTQTTSEMTTATNEEAATQQTSTTQKTTTTEETTMSEEPTTRQTTTLDTSTIHSTTQQHSTEEISTSQTHAQSTTQQATTQTQTSTQITVQQTTTSEPSTTQQQTSSQTTTDQTMENSTSDQTTSTTNTATTQPTTSEYSSTEISTTSETAITEQSTNQATNSTQMTTTLTDVSTTTDPTLSTTTETASITEVSQELTTTEENSSTTSEGPTEASTQEIGTESSTTNMETSTEGNTDGNCPNTEDDQHLFVCPTSFRRHPKYCNIFYQCTEDDETHEIKIATFNCPNNTIYDESQTKCVEQDKTNIECDGEISSRRRLKHLSLHYKDPIIVTRDSQSCSSEGHMPFEKNSECSPAFLKCEKSKNGRLRGIVHQCPQNYVYWSISRRCERVERVRDCKRTTNNWNGRWEIPIDRHNVAW